The following DNA comes from Alosa alosa isolate M-15738 ecotype Scorff River chromosome 13, AALO_Geno_1.1, whole genome shotgun sequence.
GAGGACATTCCCGGAACCAAAGATTTGACCATGAAGCAACGTTCCGGTCAAGAAAATATTCCTGAATGACAGTGAGGGAATGTCTGGGGAACGTTCCCTTAACCGAAAATTGTTTGCTGGGTggtgactttgagaaacagagatctacatgtatgtgaaaaattgccggTGTTCTGTCGATTTGGGAGAACTTCACAAGAAGTGGACTGAGGCTGGAGTCTCCATCAAGAGCCACCATGCACAGACGTGTCCAGGAAATGGGCTATAAGTGGCATATTCCTAGTGTCAAGCCACTGAATCAGAGACCAGGTTAGCGCGTCTGAGGGCTAAGACTGGTCCAAACTCCTCTTTTCACATAAAAACCGAATTTGCATTTAATTTGGATATCAGGGCCCAATCAATGTCCCAAGAGTCTGGACGAAGAGTGgagaggcaaaaaaaaaagttgcttgAAATCCAGTTTGatgtttccacagtcagtgacgatttggggtgccatgtcatTTGCTGGTGTTAGTCCACTGTGTTTTATCAAGTCCAGAGTTAATGCAGCTTTCTACCAGGAGATTTTAGTACACTCCATGCTTCCATCTGTTGACAAGCTTTATGAAGATCCTGATTTCCTTTTCCAGCAGGACTCGACACCTGCCCACAGTGCCAAAACTGCTATAACTTAAGATATAATATAACTGCTTAATTGGCCAGACAACTCGTCTGACCTGAACCCTATAGAGAATATATGGTTGATTGTCAAGAGAAAAATGAGGGACACCAGACCCAACAATACAGATGACCTTAAGGTTGCTATCAAAACAACCTCGGCTTCACTAACACCTCAGCAGTGCCACATGCTGATTGCCTCCGTACCACGCCACATTGATGCAGTAATTTCTGCAAAAGCAGCCAGAACAAGTATTGAGTGTATGAATGAACTATAGAATATATGAAAGATCTACTTTTTGAACTAAATTAAGGGGTAAAAATGaactttttcatgatattctaattttttgagacccaccTGTATGTAAGTTGCACCACCATAGTTCAAACTATCATTTTTGGAAACAGCTGTGTTGTACTTGTAAGTTGCTAACATAATAGctaactatgcttttgggaaacgcaccccagttcGACAGAACACAATCCAATATATTGGACTGAAATAGACAATGGTTATTGTGatgtgatttttattttttatattttaggtGAAAGCATCACTTGGGATGAACATCTTCAGCACAATAACTGCAGGACTTGCTATAATTCTGCATAGCTTTGATTTTCTTGTCCCAATGTACCCTTATTCATACGATTGTTATGGAGATGATTATTATGACAATTGCTATATGAAGAACGCATACAAGGTATGTAGCATTATAAgttgtatattatatttatattaatataCAATAACCTTGGTCTGTCTTACGATCGTTGTATGATATTGGTTTCCCTACAATAGACCAGGACATTAGGGATTGCTGGAGTGACGCTGGTGTTGTCAGTGCTGGAGTTCATTGTTTCCATCTGTGTATCTGCATTTGCCTGCAAAGCCACCTGTACTACTACTGGGGTGAGAAGTGTTCATGGTCCAATAGCACTCATGCTGTCAAGTTAGTAAACTGCACATTGAGTACCTCTGCATGTTTTGTATGTAATTTTGCAGCAGGTGATGTACATTTCAAACCAGGTGCCACCCTTTGTCTCCACCTCCCACTTCTCTGCACCTCCCCTGAATACTTCAGAGGTACTGAGGAGTCCTGAACATTTAAATGGAAAGATCATTATGACTGACCCTTATAATATACAGATGCATATAGATCCCTCAGCTAACTTCTCATGTGTTGCTTTTCCAGATGCCTCCCTTCCAAAGCAGTGTGGTGCCTCCTGCTTATCATAGCAGTGTTGATGGCCTGAAGGTGGGTAGATCTGAAGATCTGCCCCCCGAATACACCCCTACCCAAGAATAAGACCTATGatgacacaaacagatacaggGGGAGCTTTATGTTTAAAACTAATTGTGACCTTGCAGATTGTTTTTATGCTTTCATCATATTCgtgaagtgtgcatgtgtatataaaGCCATTTCTGGATATTCACTATCAAATGTATCTATCCAATTTAAACAGTAGCTAACCAGCATATACTCCAAGTGGCTGCATTCCTTAAAAAATACTTGTCAGTTCTCAGTATGACCAAACAAAGATCTCAGGATGACTTGTTTTGTATGCCTATAGCTTTGATATAAGGTCCTAgattcaggaaaaaaaagtgcaAGAGGAGTGATATTGATTGTGTTATAAAGTTGTCTTTTGCACCCACATGGTTTcattcagtattttgaaaatatgttGAAACATATGAACATGAATGTATTAAGGATCAAACAAGGTGTGGTTgtgttttttgtcattttcatgGGACTGAAATGGTATATGGGGTAGCTGGTAGGAACTTGAAAATCTGTGTGGGAATAGCTCAATGTGTGATCATTTAGTGTACAAAGTTACCAATGTTCTACATAGGAGCCATTGTAAATTCTGTTCCAATCCAGCCATGCACGCTCTTACGTTGACTTGTATTTCATTTCATACAGTGCCAGCGCCACACATGGTACAACGTGGTATTACAACAGAGCCTGTATTTACTGTGTGATACTGTAGGTGATGGGAAACTGaaactttttgtttttttaagacTGACCTGACTCAGTTTGGAATTGTGGTATCAGTGTGTACTGTTGATTCACCACTGTCCTCTCTGAGAAATTGTGAGAACCAACCTTTTAGAGAAGAATCTTTTATCTCTATAACTAAAGGCTGTATATGTGATTTTAAAGCATCATGTCAGGATTTCCTGGTAAAAACTCACATTGGTTGGAAACCCAGCTACACAGCTACTGACTGAAAACATTGGCCATAAAAATGTTGTTGGGGTCATCATAACGATTCATAATCCAAAAACAAAAGGGCCCCAGAATGTACTGTAATGTAACGTGTAAAACTGTTCTCTGTTCTGCAACTAGCAATGATCACTGTAACGTGATGTGTTGTCTTAAGTAAATATCGACCAACACGCAGCAACTGTGCATATTCTGTTTAAtttatccacatacacacacacaccaatttcaCCTTGCACACAGGCCAAACTAGTTTTActctgcacatacacataaaatctCAAACATATTCTGCTTTTATCTTACGCTTAACCCACACATTTGTGCACTGATAACATAGTAGACTTCAGGTATGCTCTATTATTTTCCCAGCAAATACACAAATTCTTTGTGCCCAAGAGACTCAGTGCCTCACAGTTAAAATaagtcaataaataaataaagggacTAGCAATGCAAACAAATAATACATAGTTAGGCTAAGGggtaaaaacacaaaacaaaataaaataaaaacagtaagGCTAAAGGGGTAAAACATAGCAGTAAAGTGAGGTCAGACAATAAAACATgtaataaaaaagagagaaaattaaAGAATAAGAAATGAAATTAGTAGCTAGTGAGATTGGATGATGGAGCCAAAATTGTGGGAAGGGGTGGGCTTAGGacgacaaaacacaaacacaaaaaaatcaatATTACCTAGCTTgaattgctgcagccaacagccagggatgtgcagtatttctgatacatgtatttaaaataagtATTTTAAATACTAAATAGTAATTTGTCatctgtattttattttgttgaagaaaatgtatttttgtagtttaaaaatattgccaaatatttttgtgaaaccaatagcctactttttgtgatgtgatgacatcataaaagtgcaaaacaatgaatagCCTCTGGTGCTGACTTAATAATTTGTTGTGATCATATTAtgacttgttgtgatcatattattgagattcaggaaggtGATTCAGTGCAATATGAGTAACTTGTACGTTGCTCACATATAGTGCACTGCCTCTATACCAACCAAGTTTCTCGAACTTTAATgataagtttcttgagaactttgaTCATCAATCGGAACACAGGGAACCaattatgtggttgccctgagATTCAGAAAGAtgcagaggggtatttcacaaaacctagataagggattaagctgggatttttcggttatcctggatgaatttagccttgacttggtttcacaaaagagatggcacataagttaccatggggatttattctctgcacctagcctggtcccaaccaggctaacagccaagctaagcTAATTttaatggtaattatgttgtcttattggttcagctagccGTCATTCAAATCAGACCTCCATGCTcatttttaaggagctttattccatttatatactatttgctaaatgtatttgctcgcaaaacaaaaaagattGTCTAAGAATGGGGGTAGAGGAGCGCTTCTTGGACTCTAAAGTTTGGTTAAGTCAGAGGTGCTCTTTGGATGGGAAAATAAATGCCAAGAATCAGGAAACTCCAAGGCACTCTCTATTGAAaaagttaaaaagcctttattatcatggcttggtcaagtTAACCTTCTAAAAAACTCCAACACGTTTCGGCTACATGCCTTCTTCTACTCCCAGaacttattattttatttgtgatAGCCtaataattattaacatagccCTAGGTACTCGTTGTTTACTTCTTTTGTTGATAaacgtttgatgaatagcctactttaGTGGAGGGGCACGTTTTTGAAGGTGTTTTCAACTATAATA
Coding sequences within:
- the LOC125305920 gene encoding membrane-spanning 4-domains subfamily A member 4A-like isoform X3 — translated: MFKIGMANSASSTNGFVVLTRVFHQRGAQHFTSLQSGVVSTPPSFLGKFLKGEPTAMGTVQIMIGVVVFLFGIVTAFYASTVSSHTGIMFWGAIIYIIAGSLTVRAVKMLNPCLVKASLGMNIFSTITAGLAIILHSFDFLVPMYPYSYDCYGDDYYDNCYMKNAYKTRTLGIAGVTLVLSVLEFIVSICVSAFACKATCTTTGQVMYISNQVPPFVSTSHFSAPPLNTSEMPPFQSSVVPPAYHSSVDGLKVGRSEDLPPEYTPTQE
- the LOC125305920 gene encoding membrane-spanning 4-domains subfamily A member 4A-like isoform X4, giving the protein MANSASSTNGFVVLTRVFHQRGAQHFTSLQSGVVSTPPSFLGKFLKGEPTAMGTVQIMIGVVVFLFGIVTAFYASTVSSHTGIMFWGAIIYIIAGSLTVRAVKMLNPCLVKASLGMNIFSTITAGLAIILHSFDFLVPMYPYSYDCYGDDYYDNCYMKNAYKTRTLGIAGVTLVLSVLEFIVSICVSAFACKATCTTTGQVMYISNQVPPFVSTSHFSAPPLNTSEMPPFQSSVVPPAYHSSVDGLKVGRSEDLPPEYTPTQE
- the LOC125305920 gene encoding membrane-spanning 4-domains subfamily A member 4A-like isoform X1; amino-acid sequence: MALWCSLVCSTNEEPNISLHSRVESFQLRPLFLGNSLKGNQLPWGSGHNIVESITLCAISNSMSLHAPSSACKRGMQTVQIMIGVVVFLFGIVTAFYASTVSSHTGIMFWGAIIYIIAGSLTVRAVKMLNPCLVKASLGMNIFSTITAGLAIILHSFDFLVPMYPYSYDCYGDDYYDNCYMKNAYKTRTLGIAGVTLVLSVLEFIVSICVSAFACKATCTTTGQVMYISNQVPPFVSTSHFSAPPLNTSEMPPFQSSVVPPAYHSSVDGLKVGRSEDLPPEYTPTQE
- the LOC125305920 gene encoding membrane-spanning 4-domains subfamily A member 12-like isoform X2, yielding MALWCSLVCSTNEEPNISLHSRVESFQLRPLFLGNSLKGNQLPWGSGHNIVESITLCAISNSMSLHAPSSACKRGMQTVQIMIGVVVFLFGIVTAFYASTVSSHTGIMFWGAIIYIIAGSLTVRAVKMLNPCLVKASLGMNIFSTITAGLAIILHSFDFLVPMYPYSYDCYGDDYYDNCYMKNAYKTRTLGIAGVTLVLSVLEFIVSICVSAFACKATCTTTGVMYISNQVPPFVSTSHFSAPPLNTSEMPPFQSSVVPPAYHSSVDGLKVGRSEDLPPEYTPTQE